In the Glycine max cultivar Williams 82 chromosome 19, Glycine_max_v4.0, whole genome shotgun sequence genome, aataaaataaattaggtgCTACAAATATTTTGCAAGtcaaaattgtgattttgatcATCAAAACAAAACGGTGCAAGTAATTAGttgattcattttaaaaatagtttgtaAAAGTAATTCAAATGAGTCAAtcaacctctctctctctctctctctctctctctatatatatatatatatatatatatatatatatatatatatatatatacactaaaaattgttatgaaataaaatataattgtcacaaaaagttatatttgtatactaatatatattataaataaaatttattgttcaataatattaaatattcaaattaaatattatatgtaatcaatatcatatttaatattatatatatatatataaatattcaacATGAAGTTAATTTAGgcaaatcataatatatattatttaataaaattaaatattatacttattgaatatattgtcaaattaattaaataccattattaaatattaaatatttattatattgtattttcaactatttattaaacatagtatatatttaaaatgattttttaatattcgtaaaattttcaaagattatattattaaatataatatgtattcaAACTAAACATCAtgggaaaaatattatattcactaaatataatatatttttaaaatttttgaaatgtAATCATTAATTAGagaagttgaatttttttagtgCATTAGAGAAGTTGAATGGATATgtcaatatttaataatatgaaaCTGAAATTGAGACTAAATTTTACATTCAATAATTATCTTCAAGTCTATTTTACTAAACTCTTTATAATAATGTATCTTTGTTGTGATATTTATTACACGGTcattgtaattttaaataaaggtttatttattcttcaactaattaattatttttaatcccgTCGATAAGAATatcttttaatactttttataaagataattaAGGCTTGAATTCTTTAAGCATGTGATCAAGAATTCAAATCTTGAccgatatatataaaaaattattattgagagAGAATAACTTACCATCAATGattttataaagaatttaaatttttttatgaccgATCGAGATACTGTGTAGAAttatatgaaaagaaaagaagtctATTCATATATGCTTTGAAGAAATTTTTATCCGTGATTATGGACATATCCACCTAatttttcgtaaaaaaaaaaacagcatgaAAATCTTCGATCACGCGTTAATTACCAGTGCTCCAGTATGTACGACGTGATTTACTAGTAGTAGTGACAGAGACACATTGATGCATAAAAATAAACACACCTTCAAGATCATGTATTTAATTATTCTCGTTGCTACGTCGAAACTTGTTCTTACTagcaattttatttgaaaatcaagCAGACAAAATGCCATAGAACTTGACTCATAAGTGTCACATGATCCAAAGTGCTTACGTAAGCGCTTACATGACCATTCACCCATATTACAGTTATGCATATAAGTCTTGATGGGAAAACAAGCTAATAGCAAACTCAATCAGACTGAAAATAAATTCTCCTAAGTATTaataccaaaaatataatttatttgacgaGAAAAACTCCTCAATAcagattaaaaaacataatcGTTCAATCAATAACGAGCAATGCTGGAAGCCTTCTCATTCGGGGGTTGGGCACctcaaatattaatattatctcACCCTGCTATTGGAGGGTTTATAACACAGTGGTTGGAACTCTACCTTTGAAGCAATATGTGCTGGGGTGCCAATGCTTACGTGGCCACTATTTGCGGATCAGTTTTTGAATGAAAGTCTAGTGGTGCATGTACTAAAAGTTGGATTGAAGGTTGGGGTGGAAATTCCGCTTACATGGGGTAAGGAAGTGGAAATTGGTGtgcaagtgaagaagaaagatgttGAAAGGGCAATAGCAAAGTTGATGGATGAGACAAGCGAAagtggaaaaagaagaaaaagggtgAGAGATAGAGAAAGGGGGTTCATCATATTCTAATGTGACCTTGCTTATCCAGGAAATCATgcagaaaaacaagagagatgTATGATAATCTTCATTTTCCATAAgccattttgaaataaaaggcAACACCTAGCATGTAGATTTTCATTTAATGtactttcttttaagttctaTTCATGACCTCTTTCAAATTTACTAATTATCTATATTTTGAATTGTTTGCCATGACTTCATGATCTTTCTGAAATTTCTTTGTACTTTTGTAAGTTGATATCATAGTTTTAGGCAATTATTTGCTTTCTGTTGTCCCTTCTTATTGTATTTAGGAGAATAATTTTGGGGTTGGTATACggggaaataatattttttcgtGTTATTAACACGAAAAAGCTACAAATATATccacttaaatttttaaaaaaataaactttgaatCTTCTTGGATGATGCGTTAATTACTAGTGCTCCTCCATACATGTCAGAATTTCTCCACACGTATGTCCGACCTGATTGTAGTGTGTGTATTAGGCATTATTCTAACAATGATTGTTACTCTCATGGACAGAGCTTGTGATGGACAAAGAGACAAATCCATCGATAAAAATAAACACTACTCTTAGATTatgtattaatttattcttGATCGATCCCATAGAAATTTGTTTTCTAGAGCTATCCGATTTGAAATCAAGCAGACAAAAGGCCAAAAAACATGACTCATAAGTGTCACATATATAATCCAAACGTGTTTACGTAAGCGCTTACATGATCATGCCCTTCACCAATAGTCATACATACAAGTCTTACAAATAGATAAGATGAAGCGAATTCCTTGTACTGTACCTCATCATTTCACTGCAAAAATATGGTTTCCGAAGCACAAAAGCCACACTTTGTCTTGTTTCCATTGATGGCCCAAGGCCACATGATCCCCATGATGGACATCGCAAAGATATTGGTGCACCGCAATGTTATTGTGACTGTGGTCACAACGCCACATAACGCAGCTCGTTTCACACCAATCTTTGATCGTTATATTGAGTCTGGCTTTCCTGTAAGATTGGTTCAACTTCAATTCCCATGTGAAGAAGCTGGAGTACCAAAAGGATGCGAGAATCTCGATATGATACCTTCACTTGCCACGGCCACAAGTTTCTTCAAAGCAGCAAACCTTCTACAACAACCAGTGGAAAAACTGTTTGAAGAGTTAACACCACCACCAAGCTGCATCATCTCTGATATGTGTTTGCCATACACAATCCACATCGCCAAAAAATTCAATATTCCCAGGATTTCTTTTGGAGGAGTAGGttgcttttatcttttgtgTTTGCATAATATACGCATCCATAATGTTGGGGAGAACATAACATCTGAGTCCGAGAAATTTGTTGTGCCTGGTATCCCTGACAAAATTGAGATGACAAAAGCACAGGCTGGACAACCGATGAATGAAAGCTGGAATCAGTTTGGTTATGATGTTATGGCGGCTGAAATGGGTACTTATGGGGTAATCACGAATTCTTTTGAAGAGTTGGAGCCAGCATATGTAAGGGACTACAAGAATATCAGAGGCGATAAAGTGTGGTGTATAGGCCCTGTGTCACTCATTAACAAGGATCATTTGGATAAGGCTCAAAGAGGTAGGGCCTCAATTGATGTGTCCCAATACTTAGAATGGCTTGATTGTCAGAAGCCAGGGACTGTAATCTATGCATGTCTTGGAAGCCTATGCAATTTAACAACACCCCAATTGATAGAGCTTGGTTTAGCCTTGGAAGCATCAGAAAGACCCTTCATTTGGGTTATCAGGGAAGGAGGTCATTCAGAAGAATTAGAAAAGTGGATTAAGGAATATGGATTTGAGGAAAGCACCAATGCTAGAAGCCTTCTCATTCGGGGTTGGGCTCCTCAATTGTTAATATTAGCACACCCTGCTATTGGAGGGTTCATAACACACTGTGGTTGGAACTCTACAATAGAAGCAATATGTGCTGGGGTGCCAATGCTTACGTGGCCACTATTTGCAGATCAGTTTTTGAATGAAAGTCTAGTGGTGCATGTACTAAAAGTTGGATTGAAGGTTGGGGTGGAAATTCCACTTACATGGGGTAAGGAAGTGGAAATTGGTGtgcaagtgaagaagaaagatgttGAAAGGGCAATAGCAAAGTTGATGGATGAGACAAGCGAAagtgaagaaagaagaaaaagggtgAGAGAGCTTGCTGAGATGGCTAACAGAGCCGTAGAGAAAGGGGGTTCATCATATTCTAATGTGACCTTGCTTATCCAGGATATCATGCAAAAAACCTAGAGAGATGTGTGATAATCTCATTTGTCATAAACCAATTTGAAGTAAAAGGCAACTCATTTGTCATAAGTGTAGTAGATTCGTGTGAATGTTGGGGCAGAAGTTCCAATGAATtggggagaggaagagaaaactGGTGTGTTGGTGAAGAAAGAGGACATTAAGAGGGCAATATGCATGCTGATGGATGATGATGGAGAAGAAatcaaagagagaagagaaagggCAACCAAACTCTGTGAGATGGCAAAGAAAGCGGTTGAAAAAGGGGGCTCTTCTCATCTTGAAATGACTTGGCTTATCCAAGACATCATGCAACAATCAAGTAGCAAGGAGGATATAAAGTTGACACCCAAAGAGTCGCAATTTACATGTAGTGCATGATGTTGTTAATGGTTAATCTTGTAAaagttttctaaatattttgtttcttcttatgtaactatttttacttatttgcgCGTGGGTAATGTCATGTTGATTAAGTATGTATGGGTATAGTCTGATTTTGGGGGAAATCGTACATGTAATGACAATGGGAACATATCTTATTTATGATACAAGTATAGGCACAATGTATGGCAtggcatttttcttttatatatttcacaaaattatgaatgaaattGATGGCTATGTATGGTACTACAGCAAAAATACAGAAGTTGTTTTGCTCTCACATTTTCCTCTCTGTTTATGGTTTCTATGTTTCATGGTTCTACACTTCTAGTAATATTGTATGTTCTAATAGTGATATCTACAGTTGTGTTCTTATAGATTGTGTCTGAAAAAATTGAGAGCAGAGCTAAACTCTGGTGAGAGATCAAATGGCTGCGAGTAACATTATCtttattgttctttaatttttgaaattaacaCATATAGATTGtcaaataagataatttttgaaGTCTTTTGGTTTATGGGTGTATGTTGATCGAGATAAACAAGTTCCACTGTTTTGAGTTAATCCTACAATAACTCAAATCAAGAAACATGAGGAGGAGACATCGAAGAAAGAGAAAGTTTTTCCGTGTTTGCATTCAGCTTTGGTAGATAATGTATTCACAAGCGTTGTGCATGTCGAAACAAtcgtttaaatatatttgtttttataagttaatatttttattttatttttagttcttataagttcatttttttcatttttaatcatgtaagtttatatttttttcaattttaatcattttaagatactaattatttttattataatattattgtttatatttttaattatatgtgaaatatttatattattagtattaataattaaacattgatACTAATAGGGATATAAATATCAATATAGCAATTGATAATTCTCAATTGCTAAAATGGCATGAACTTCTTAGTCTTCTTGACACAAATTTCTGTGACTATTTATTTGTCTTAACCCTCCAATTCATTCAAAGAAAAAGAGTATGATTAATCTGAAATTTAGTCGAAAGATAAATATAGCTTGATCAATAATTTTCTCTATCAAAGATCAAATTTAGATATTAATCAAACGATTCAATCTTAACTTCAGCATATAAATTACATGTCTTCAATGACTTGGTTTTTTCAGTGAccatttgatatttattttgagtGATACAGCTAGCAAAATAATTTCAATcgctaattaataaaaatgtgttGTTATATAGCGACTGAAACACCTCAGTTGCTATTTTTATAACATTCTCTCTGTTAGCGACCAATATATAATCAGTCGGTTTGTCAAATAAAAGTTTCGGTCACACAGTAGGTCCCTagcatttataaaaatattttaaaaatttatgcagcagaattaaaaatattttaatcatgactattacatttaattttttatttttattttttctttcatataatttatgtgtaaaatcaaaaaattataatttttgattaaaattatactaaaatacataaatatatatatatgtaataaaattatcaaatattaaaatcttaataattattttttaatcattatattctttattcaccttaggaaaaatatatatggttgcaattgtaatttttataatttttatctgtaacttttcattaaaagttatactttttatctataacttttaattaaaaattataatgaaaatgtttgaaaaatatttaaggtATTATACTGTAAAATAAATGGAAACTATTAACctaaagtttgttttttataatataactatttacaagtgaattaaaaaaataattattaagattttaatatattataattttaattattagcttttaattaacaaatataaaattttaattttagacataaatgatataaaagaaaaattagagatgatatattaaatatgatagTGATAACATCaatgataaaattttagaataagacaattattaaattttattgattatttaaaatggaattgtttaatcttatttttatttgggatcaattatataaatccttaaaacaaatagatatttatatttcattgctcttttttaaaaataaaaaaaaaatctcttttccTACCTATTTGAACTCAACCAAATTACCCCTCATAGCTCCAAACAATCTAGCCTTCCTACTTTCAGCTCGTTGCAATGCTCTTccactttaaattttaaataaacgaACTTGGATCATTTGTTTTTACTAGTGCTCCATATATGTCAGAATTTCTCCAAACTTGATTTTGACGGTAGTATTGTGTTATGTGTATTGAACATTATTCTAATTCTGATTGTGACCGTCTCATGGACAACTAGCGTGTGATGGATTAAACTAAGAGGCAAATTgatgcataaaaaattattaaatagttattttcttCATTGAATGTACATAGTATTTGACAAATTgtctataaaattgaaaattcaaacTCTAGTAcccaaaagtgaaaaaatataacaaatttattcTTCTATTAACTTTTATCTGTTACCATTAATGAAAAAGCTTATGTCATACATTCAtcgttaaatttgttaaaactCTACATATTTATAgacgaaaatgactatttatctaaaatataaatttattcttcatcttctcctttttaATCGTTGCAAacataacattataaaaaatactcttaaaaaaataagaaaggagtataagttaaaacaaatataataataagcataatttgtttgttattttgaaatttctatTGTGACAACATTAGATAGTGACAAAATTAAGATGAATCTTATTTTTTGTAAGGATTAACTTAATGGTTGTGCATTTTTGTTCGAGTCTCATACATTTTGTAGATACCgtcacattaaaaattttagaataataaataaattatttttattaatcaatattaagcttattattatgtttgttctaacttatgcttgcattcttattttttaagtacTTATTGAAATGTTATGTTTGGAACGATTAAAAAAGGGAAGATTTTggataaataatcaattttattcgaAAATGtgtaaaacacaaacaaatgtAGACGAAAGAAAATTAACGGATGAATAAATTTGTCtcactttttttactttcaagacctaaaatttgaattttcatctttcgAGAATGAATTTGTCAAAACTCTATATATTCAGAtacgaaaataattatttaacaaaaaaaatgatagatgaACATCCAATATAATAATGCATACAGATTGCAATCAAGAATTGTCATCAAAACTAGAAACAGAACGCTTGAACCTAAACTAGAATGGCAACATCTAGAAACAAAACCAATGCCAAAGAAGTAGAAACATAACacgtttttaaaattcaaactccaatgtttgatcaatcatgAAGGTCAGAAATCACACTCATGATGGTGGGTGGTGACAATGAATCAGGAACCCAATTGGTGGATTGTGGTGTGGAAGATGCAATGAAGCTTTCTATCAGTGTCCCCACAGCATCGCATCCCCACAACGGTAGATCTAGATCTGGGTCGAGCGTGTTGGTCTGCTGTTGTGGTATTGTGGTTGAGATTTGGGAGTTAAGTGGATCCCGGTGGATGATAGTGGTGTTGGAGGCACGGACGgaagaatagttttttttttaattaaaaaaaataataacgtgGAAATGCGTGTGCTTACGTGGTTAGTAACTACGCGTGATGACATGACATTCCGTCTATTACGTCATCAAATGAAAGAAGACTTCCATCTCCAAATTTTACTCAGACATAACTCGCTTCTTTTTGGGTGTGAAGCAGTGTCAAACTAAACTACCCAACAAGCATTAGCTCTCCCTGAAAAGGAGGTGATCCAACCGCACCTTCCAGTACGGCTACCTTGTTACGACTTCACTCCAGTCACTAGCCCTGCCTTCGACATTCCCTTCTTTGCGGTTAAGGTAACAACTTCGGGCATGGCCAGCTCCCATAGTGTGACGGGCAGTGTGTATAAGGCCCGGGAACGAATTCACCGCCGTTTGGCTGACCGACAATTACTAGCGATTCCAACTTCATGGAGACGAGTTGTAACCTACAATCCGAATTGAGGACGGATTTTTGGAGTTAACAGATATAGACTGTAGGTATTAACATGAAATGCAAGAATTTTCCAAGTATATGAGAAGAGAAATGAATATtaggtaatttttaaaaaacgaaCTATATTTAagatatgaaaaatttaattaagaaaaaaaaaatcactgctTCCAATTTCAAGTATT is a window encoding:
- the LOC100777426 gene encoding UDP-glycosyltransferase 73C6 translates to MVSEAQKPHFVLFPLMAQGHMIPMMDIAKILVHRNVIVTVVTTPHNAARFTPIFDRYIESGFPVRLVQLQFPCEEAGVPKGCENLDMIPSLATATSFFKAANLLQQPVEKLFEELTPPPSCIISDMCLPYTIHIAKKFNIPRISFGGVGCFYLLCLHNIRIHNVGENITSESEKFVVPGIPDKIEMTKAQAGQPMNESWNQFGYDVMAAEMGTYGVITNSFEELEPAYVRDYKNIRGDKVWCIGPVSLINKDHLDKAQRGRASIDVSQYLEWLDCQKPGTVIYACLGSLCNLTTPQLIELGLALEASERPFIWVIREGGHSEELEKWIKEYGFEESTNARSLLIRGWAPQLLILAHPAIGGFITHCGWNSTIEAICAGVPMLTWPLFADQFLNESLVVHVLKVGLKVGVEIPLTWGKEVEIGVQVKKKDVERAIAKLMDETSESEERRKRVRELAEMANRAVEKGGSSYSNVTLLIQDIMQKT